The uncultured Fibrobacter sp. genome includes a window with the following:
- a CDS encoding TIGR04133 family radical SAM/SPASM protein, with translation MKLSLKKRLALEAYRLYRHNEIKAHPLTYFFWECTLRCNLHCLHCGSDCVKDAIPDMPREDFMNVLDKLAPHIDPKHFIVVITGGEPLMRPDLEECGQEIKKRGYPWGMVTNGLAMTPERFVKLLNAGLRSITISLDGLQDSHNHFRGDPHSFERALRAIDMAAHTPGLTYDVMTCVNRQNLKELPKILDMLLKIGVKRWRIATVFPKGRAKDNPLFQMTNQEFRQVFDFIREVKKLNVISVNYGCEGFLGSYEKDARNYPFFCRAGVNVSSVLCDGSISACPSLRGDYIQGNIYKDDLWDVWQKRYQVMRDRSWAKIGDCKKCKYWRYCEGSSLHLRDEKTKELAYCHVQRLEDAGA, from the coding sequence ATGAAACTCTCTCTTAAAAAACGACTCGCTCTCGAAGCTTACCGCCTTTATCGTCATAACGAAATCAAGGCTCACCCCCTCACTTATTTTTTCTGGGAATGCACGTTGCGCTGCAACTTGCACTGCCTGCATTGCGGTAGCGACTGTGTCAAGGATGCCATCCCCGACATGCCTCGTGAAGACTTCATGAACGTGCTGGACAAGCTCGCCCCGCACATCGACCCCAAGCACTTTATCGTGGTGATTACTGGTGGCGAACCGCTCATGCGCCCCGACCTCGAGGAATGCGGTCAAGAAATCAAGAAGCGCGGCTACCCCTGGGGCATGGTGACTAACGGGCTTGCCATGACGCCCGAACGATTCGTGAAGCTTTTGAACGCGGGGCTCCGCTCAATCACCATCAGCCTCGACGGCTTGCAAGATAGCCACAACCATTTCCGTGGCGACCCGCATAGCTTTGAGCGAGCGCTGCGCGCCATCGACATGGCGGCGCACACGCCGGGGCTTACTTACGACGTGATGACCTGCGTGAACCGCCAGAACCTCAAGGAACTCCCGAAGATTCTCGATATGCTCCTGAAAATCGGAGTGAAACGCTGGCGTATCGCGACGGTGTTCCCGAAGGGCCGTGCCAAGGACAATCCGCTGTTCCAGATGACGAATCAGGAATTCCGCCAGGTATTCGACTTTATCCGCGAAGTCAAGAAGTTGAACGTCATCAGTGTGAACTACGGTTGCGAAGGCTTCCTCGGCAGCTACGAGAAGGATGCACGCAACTACCCGTTCTTCTGCCGTGCCGGCGTGAACGTGTCCTCGGTGCTTTGCGATGGCAGCATTTCGGCATGCCCGAGCTTGCGCGGCGACTACATTCAGGGCAACATCTACAAGGATGACCTCTGGGATGTGTGGCAGAAGCGTTACCAGGTGATGCGTGACCGCAGCTGGGCCAAGATTGGCGACTGCAAGAAGTGCAAGTACTGGCGCTACTGCGAAGGCTCGAGCCTGCATTTGCGCGACGAAAAGACTAAGGAACTGGCCTATTGCCATGTGCAGCGTCTCGAAGACGCGGGAGCATAA
- the purL gene encoding phosphoribosylformylglycinamidine synthase: MLILRGTPALSDFRLQKLSSDFKAAGLSVASVYAEFLHVVDLSADLTDAETETLKKVLHYGPAREPKALEGELFVVCPRPGTISPWSSKATDIAHICGLPAIKRIERAIAYYVKFDGAVPAGAREKISAKIHDRMTQAVFADTASLEVLFSKEEPRPLNVIPVLDQGRDALVKADKEMGLALSPDEIDYLVKNFTELKRNPTDVELYMFAQANSEHCRHKVFGAEWTIDGVKQDKSLFQMIKNTYQLHNSNIFSAYKDNAAVMKGAVAGRYYADPRNNKYDFHNEEVDILMKVETHNHPTAISPFPGAATGSGGEIRDEGATGKGSKPKAGLTGFSVSNLKLPGAVQPWEKDFGSPSRIASALDIMIEGPLGGAAFNNEYGRPNILGYFRTFEQEVDAQNGKEVRGYHKPIMLAGGLGNIKHQHIEKGHIDPGDHLIVLGGPAMLIGLGGGAASSVQNGAGNESLDFASVQRENPEMERRCQEVIDRCWAMDEENPITFIHDVGAGGLSNAFPELVNDGGLGGKFELRNVPNDEPGMSPFEIWSNESQERYVIAIAGDKLDVFDAICKRERCPYAVVGEAIPEKHLTLTDKHFGTTPIDMPLGVLLGKPPRMIRNEKSQKRPLNSTVVPADASIKDVAHRVLANPTVADKTFLISIGDRSVTGMICRDQMVGPWQVPVADCAVTSATLNTYEGEVMSMGERAPIALISPAAAARMTVAESLTNMAAACVPDMGRVNLSANWMATPNYEGDGADLYEAVKSIGMELCPDLGITIPVGKDSMSMSTVWSDDKGNHRVTAPISLVISAFAPCADVRKTLTPQLLQDKDSTLVLVDLARGKNRMGASIAAQVYNNLGDKAPDVDSAKELRAFFETIQKLNAAGKIMAYHDKSDGGLYTTLAEMAFAGHVGVTLDAASLKGNLIDALFNEELGAVLQVKNADLAAVRDAFAAAGLGDTVSEIATLNDTYNLVIGDYAEGLSDLRAIWSDTTRRIAALRDNPDCAESEYTLKLEQDNPGITPKVTFDVAAGAKVVKDYASRPKMAILREQGVNGELEMAAAFQKAGFESIDVHMTDILEGRVSLKDFNGLVACGGFSYGDVLGAGEGWAKSILFNPKARAEFEAYFNRKDTFTLGVCNGCQMVSNLKDLIPGAKHWPRFVQNLSERFEARFCTLKVDDTPAVLLKGMAGSVLPIAVAHGEGRAEFASREAAEACLKTGLVALRYVDGKHEYTERYPLNPNGSPFGINGLCSEDGRALVMMPHPERVFRTCQYSWHPADWGEDGPWMQLFRNGRIFVS; encoded by the coding sequence ATGCTTATTCTTCGTGGTACGCCGGCTCTGTCGGATTTCCGTCTCCAGAAACTTTCTTCCGATTTCAAGGCTGCGGGGCTCTCTGTTGCTTCCGTTTACGCTGAATTCCTGCACGTGGTGGATTTGTCCGCCGACTTGACCGATGCAGAAACCGAAACCTTGAAGAAGGTGCTGCACTACGGTCCGGCCCGCGAACCCAAGGCTCTCGAAGGCGAACTCTTTGTGGTGTGCCCGCGTCCGGGTACCATCAGCCCGTGGAGCTCCAAGGCGACCGATATCGCTCACATCTGCGGTCTCCCGGCCATCAAGCGCATCGAACGCGCGATTGCCTACTACGTGAAGTTTGACGGCGCTGTTCCGGCTGGCGCTCGCGAAAAGATTTCTGCTAAGATTCACGACCGCATGACGCAGGCCGTTTTCGCTGACACCGCTTCGCTCGAAGTCCTCTTCAGCAAGGAAGAACCGCGTCCGCTGAACGTGATTCCGGTGCTCGACCAGGGCCGCGACGCCCTCGTGAAGGCCGACAAGGAAATGGGCCTCGCGCTTTCTCCGGACGAAATCGACTACCTCGTGAAGAACTTCACCGAGCTCAAGCGCAACCCGACCGACGTGGAACTCTACATGTTCGCGCAGGCCAACTCGGAACACTGCCGCCACAAGGTGTTCGGTGCCGAATGGACCATCGACGGCGTGAAGCAGGACAAGTCCTTGTTCCAGATGATCAAGAACACCTACCAGCTCCACAACTCCAACATCTTTAGCGCCTACAAGGACAACGCCGCCGTGATGAAGGGCGCTGTCGCCGGCCGCTACTACGCCGACCCGCGCAACAACAAGTACGACTTCCACAACGAAGAAGTCGACATCCTCATGAAGGTCGAGACCCACAACCACCCGACGGCCATTTCTCCGTTCCCGGGTGCCGCTACCGGTAGTGGTGGCGAAATCCGTGACGAAGGTGCCACGGGTAAGGGGTCCAAGCCGAAGGCCGGCCTCACGGGCTTCAGCGTCTCGAACCTCAAGCTTCCGGGTGCAGTCCAGCCTTGGGAAAAGGACTTTGGTAGCCCGTCCCGCATTGCTTCCGCCCTCGACATTATGATTGAAGGCCCGCTCGGCGGTGCCGCGTTCAACAACGAATACGGCCGTCCGAACATCCTCGGTTACTTCCGCACTTTCGAACAGGAAGTCGACGCCCAGAACGGCAAGGAAGTCCGCGGTTACCACAAGCCGATTATGTTGGCCGGTGGCTTGGGCAACATCAAGCACCAGCATATCGAGAAGGGCCACATCGACCCGGGTGACCACCTGATTGTGCTCGGCGGTCCGGCGATGCTTATCGGCCTCGGTGGTGGTGCTGCCAGCTCCGTGCAGAATGGTGCCGGTAACGAATCTCTCGACTTTGCCTCCGTGCAGCGTGAAAACCCGGAAATGGAACGCCGCTGCCAGGAAGTCATCGACCGCTGCTGGGCGATGGACGAAGAAAACCCGATTACCTTTATTCACGACGTGGGTGCAGGTGGACTTTCCAACGCCTTCCCGGAACTCGTGAACGATGGCGGCTTGGGCGGTAAGTTTGAACTCCGCAACGTTCCCAACGACGAGCCGGGTATGAGCCCGTTCGAAATCTGGAGTAACGAATCCCAGGAACGTTACGTTATCGCTATTGCGGGTGACAAGCTCGACGTGTTCGATGCGATTTGTAAGCGTGAACGCTGCCCGTACGCTGTGGTTGGCGAAGCCATTCCTGAAAAGCACCTGACGCTTACCGACAAGCACTTCGGCACGACACCGATTGACATGCCGCTCGGCGTTCTCCTCGGCAAGCCGCCCCGCATGATCCGTAACGAAAAGAGCCAGAAGCGCCCGCTGAACTCTACCGTGGTTCCGGCCGATGCCTCCATCAAGGATGTGGCTCACCGCGTGCTTGCAAACCCGACCGTCGCCGACAAGACGTTCCTTATCTCCATCGGTGACCGTTCCGTGACGGGTATGATTTGCCGCGACCAGATGGTTGGCCCGTGGCAGGTTCCGGTTGCTGACTGCGCTGTGACGAGCGCAACTCTCAATACTTACGAAGGTGAAGTCATGAGCATGGGCGAACGCGCTCCGATTGCCTTGATTTCTCCGGCTGCCGCTGCTCGCATGACGGTGGCTGAATCCCTCACGAACATGGCTGCCGCCTGCGTGCCCGATATGGGCCGCGTAAACTTGTCCGCAAACTGGATGGCTACGCCGAACTACGAAGGCGACGGCGCCGACCTTTACGAAGCCGTGAAGTCCATCGGTATGGAACTCTGCCCGGATCTCGGCATTACGATTCCGGTGGGTAAGGACTCCATGAGCATGAGCACGGTCTGGTCCGACGACAAGGGCAACCACCGCGTGACGGCTCCGATTTCGCTGGTCATCAGTGCCTTTGCTCCTTGTGCAGACGTGCGCAAGACGCTCACTCCGCAGTTGCTGCAGGATAAGGATTCGACGCTCGTGCTCGTTGACCTCGCTCGCGGCAAGAATCGTATGGGCGCCTCCATCGCAGCTCAGGTTTACAACAACCTCGGTGACAAGGCTCCGGATGTGGACAGCGCCAAGGAACTCCGCGCCTTCTTCGAGACCATCCAGAAACTCAATGCGGCCGGCAAGATTATGGCCTACCACGACAAGAGCGATGGCGGCCTCTACACGACTCTCGCCGAAATGGCGTTCGCTGGCCACGTTGGCGTGACGCTCGACGCAGCCTCTCTCAAGGGCAACCTCATTGACGCTTTGTTCAACGAAGAACTCGGTGCCGTTCTCCAGGTGAAGAATGCCGACCTCGCTGCTGTGCGCGACGCATTTGCCGCTGCCGGTCTCGGTGATACGGTTTCTGAAATCGCGACGCTCAACGACACTTACAACCTGGTCATCGGCGACTACGCCGAAGGCCTCTCGGATCTCCGCGCCATCTGGAGCGACACGACCCGCCGCATCGCGGCCCTCCGCGATAACCCGGATTGTGCCGAAAGTGAATACACGCTCAAGCTGGAACAGGACAATCCGGGTATCACGCCGAAGGTTACCTTCGACGTGGCGGCGGGTGCAAAGGTCGTGAAGGACTACGCCAGCCGCCCGAAGATGGCTATCCTGCGTGAACAGGGCGTGAATGGCGAACTCGAAATGGCTGCCGCCTTCCAGAAGGCTGGCTTCGAATCCATCGACGTTCACATGACCGACATTCTCGAAGGCCGCGTAAGCCTCAAGGACTTCAACGGTCTCGTGGCATGCGGTGGCTTCAGCTACGGTGACGTTCTCGGTGCTGGCGAAGGCTGGGCCAAGAGCATCCTCTTCAACCCGAAGGCCCGCGCTGAATTCGAGGCCTACTTCAACCGCAAGGATACTTTCACGCTCGGCGTTTGCAACGGCTGCCAGATGGTCTCCAACCTCAAGGACTTGATTCCGGGCGCCAAGCACTGGCCGCGCTTTGTGCAGAACCTCTCCGAACGCTTCGAAGCCCGCTTCTGCACGCTCAAGGTCGATGACACTCCGGCCGTGCTCCTCAAGGGCATGGCAGGCTCTGTACTCCCGATTGCGGTCGCACACGGCGAAGGCCGCGCGGAATTCGCTAGCCGCGAAGCCGCCGAAGCCTGCCTCAAGACTGGTCTCGTGGCGCTGCGCTATGTGGACGGCAAGCACGAATACACCGAACGCTACCCGCTGAACCCCAACGGCTCTCCGTTCGGCATCAACGGCCTCTGCTCCGAAGACGGCCGCGCCCTCGTGATGATGCCGCACCCGGAACGCGTATTCCGTACCTGCCAGTACTCTTGGCACCCGGCAGACTGGGGCGAAGACGGTCCGTGGATGCAGCTGTTCCGCAACGGCCGCATTTTCGTGAGCTAA